gctgtggaccatctggaggagacgtgaataaacatactaagaggttagaagatgttagcgtagatagttgatcatttgaatgaatacttgtgtgtctttctctcagactatctctagtattcatcacagcagctgtcacaggtgagactcctgctggtgtaaagtgacaataagcagcctttaatcctttgtaatgttcatatctccacacattcttctctttagatgctgcttgtgtccttagctgagtctgtcctctcacttctagttgttgtaggagttattgattgtttcctccaccagctgacacgtcacttctacttatgttctggaataattcacttgagtctttatgaaaatcacattattctgtctgctgatggtttatatttgtgtttctattaataagagaatgacataaataaagatctgtgtctcctttaacatttagactccagtgtgtttacagctgtgattagaatcatattgttgtgtcagtgtgtgagtgactcttctacacgtagactgcaggggccggggattgaaccagcaaccctctggtcagtggaccacggctccacctcctgaggaacgttgtgcttcatctttttgatgcctctagtttacatgcagcggtctggtgcctccatgtgagatgttgttgaagctccacaggccgacacagtggagtgaactTACACACTGCAAGAGAACGGTGATTCCAAGATTCTCTTAAATAACAGAAATATCTGTctgtagaaccagaggagactagaagagaagatcctgtcttgatgtatttttcattcttgTACCAGTAGTATTCAGGATGATCAgacagaacacagctgctgtgacacgtcagctccaaccaggtagaatctgatcttctcaccttcacctggagacctgaatctgtgaatattatttaataaagtgtcaacattcacagaagacatttataatctagttttctagatgttgaacatttgtagatgattaatatgtgaattcaaatgttacctgtgacagacaaagtgactccaggtgaaccagtatatttctctcctggttTGTTTGTCATGAATGTGAGTTTGTACTCAGctgagtcgctctctctcacgtctGTGATGATCAGATGACATTCCTTACTATAACATCCATACGTCACACGGCCTGAATACTCAGAGTCTGTTTTCAGATTCacaggttcaccatctttctctttagtgAACCAGAATCTGTCCTTTATATCAGAGGGACGTATTCCAGGTGGGTGTGTGTAGTCACAGATTATTTCCACTGTTGATCCTTTTGCAGCACAGACGTCAGTCTGCTGGTAATTCACTCCCCATCCATCCtgactctgtatcactgtaacacagcacatcaggaaccacagtcacactcagaacaacatcacaggacacactctcattggtagtttactgaagagaaaagatattatgagaaatatgaaaatcattgagtttatagaaagtaatgaaagagtccacgatgtccacatggactctgcagctggaaggaacagcgacgtattgaacctgtggacctgaaaaagctcaagttgaagtattagaagggtttggttgatgagaagaagagtgtctttgctctgtgctcttctgtctgtggtcagtctgctgcagagtggagatggaaactgtagagaaatgcagaactctgaGGGGAACGATACTGTGACATAGAGGTCACATCTCATTGATGACTCAGCGCTCAGCATCCGGCTGTCAATCAATTATCTGTGACACGGATCAAAGCTACAAAATGTCCCGAAAATCcttcaagaagaagaacaaacgtcCTCAGAGTGAAAAACGGCCTCTTaatgcaaagaaacgctgctgaGCGGTTAGAGGACGTTCAACAGGGACAAATCCTTCAGAGCGTTTCTCCCTTGTTAATGTTTAGTCACTAATTGTGTTTCATGAcataactctgctaggttttgacctgatctaagtctgttttgcctggttttctgaagcaaataagacttgtatccttaaactctcattttgtcaaaacaccacatggtgtttgttcactgattagggtgtcaagctattggtgctttgcattttgaggagtttctgtcgaggccaatcgaccttttgtctcctaaacgacgggggagcggccagcccagccgcagccgacttccactaacgagggagtatttaactagaaatcgtggaaagcgttagcttatcctcgcagcacgaagacgagcagaacaaagacaaggagtctttcgtggagtcttcggggcggctgaatgcggcgccttctgctatttttaataatgtgtttgacccctttacccgtgcctGTTTGAATCTCTTCCcacagatactacaggcctcgggctagatctgctctctatcgtaacctctcctctctctcctatcccacccgctcctcacacgtccagcacctcgtcacaggaggtctctggaactgccagtcagcgactcgcaaggctgacttcatctccggcttcgctatccagcagtcactggacttcctcgctctgaccgagacctggatcacacctgagaacacatccaccccagccgctctctcctccgccttctccttcagccacactcccaggcccactggtaggggtcgtggcacaggtctactcatttcacccaaatggagcttttctctctaccctctaccaccatccaccccattgtcctttgaattccatgctgtaacaatcactcacccggtacaattaaccatcattgtcctctaccgtccgccaggctccttaggtcatttcttggaagaactggacattctcctgtctaatttccccgaaaatggacctccgctcatcctcctgggtgacttcaacatccagacagagaagtcacctgacctcttacacctactttcttccttcgctctgtcactcagtccctctcctcctactcacaaagccggcaatcacctcgactacatctttactagaaactgctctaccactaacctctctgtaactccacttcatgtgtctgatcacttcttcatctcttactcccttccactctctataactaacaaacctccctcattgactaactctataccggctcgtcgcaatattcgctccctctctccctcctcgctggcatcctctgttctatcagctctcccttcaactgactccttctcactcttgcatccaaacgctgctgcagagactctcctctcaactctttcctcctctctagactctctctgccctcttacgacacgacggactggcaaatcccctccggctccgtggctgtctcaaccggtccgtgccatgagagccaccatgcgagcgtcggaaaggagatggcgtaaatataaacgacctgaggacctgcttgaatttcaatctctcctctcctcgttttctgcttctatctctgctgccaaaagctctttctaccagtcgaaaatcgaatcctcattctctaaccccaaaaaactcttctcgatcttctccaatctcctcgaaccccctacccttcctcccccctccacccttcttccgggagactttgtcaactacttcaccaagaaaatagctgacatacgctcctccttctcaaacccacctcctacttctcgcgtcccaccgacctcacctctttcgccctcactttcctctttcaccgccctctctcctaaccaaattcttaccctagtaacctctgcccgtccgaccacctgccctcttgaccccattccatcacatcttctacaatctattgcacctgaccttccgttcctcacctgtctcatcaacaacgctctgtcatctggctgttttcccaattctctgaaggaggcaagagtcgaccctctcctgaagaaacccaacctcaacccttctgaagaaaacaactacagaccggtctctcttcttccctttttgtccaaaacccttgaacgtgctatctttaatcaactctcctcttatctacACTGTaaaaacctccttgacccccaccagtcaggtttcaaggcaggccactccacagagaccgctctccttgctgtctctgagcaactccacactgctagagccgcctctctctcctcctcatccttctggacctctctgctgcatttgacacagtcaaccaccagatccttatttcctcccttcaggaacttggtgtcacaggctctgctctctcccttctctcgtcctacctcgatggtcgcacctaccgggtaacctggcgaggatctgtgtcggaaccttgtcctcttactactggagttcctcagggttccgtgctgggtcccctcctgttttcgctttacacaaactctcttggcgctgtcattcgctcgcatggcttctcttaccacagcgatgccgatgacacccaactaattctctccttccctcactctgacacccaggtggcggctcggatctctgcctgtctaactgacatctctcagtggatgtccgcccaccatctgaaaatcaaccccgacaagactgaactacttctctttcccggaaaagattcgcttacccaggacctgacagtcaactttgggaactccgtactaacgcccacctcgaccgctaagaacctcggcgtcacactcgacagccaactctccctgactcccaacatcaccgcgacaacgcgatcctgtagatacacgctctacaatatcaggagaatacgtccccttctcactcagaaggcagcgcaggtactgattcaggctcttgtcatctcccgcctggactactgcaactccctcctggctggtctccctgccaccgccattcgacttctgcagctcattcagaatgcagcagctcgactggtcttcaaccttccgaaattctcccacactactccactcctccgctctcttcactggtaccggtggccgcccgcatccagttcaaaacattggtgctcacgtaccatgctgtgaatggatcgggtccagcttacatccaggacatggtcaaaccctacatcccaacccgcactctccgctctgcatctgcaaaactactcgtccctccctcactgagagcaaaacactcgactaggtctcgactctacgctgtccttgcgccgaaatggtggaacgagctctctgaagacaccaggaccgcagagagccttcacatcttccgtcgcaaactaaagacacacctcttcagactctacctcgactaaagactaacaaattgtagcacttaaattggacttgtaacgtcactcatctatagcaaattgtaaattggcttatttgaggaaattgcactttcttgtttcttgttctcctgagtttgtaccctatggttgaatgcacttattgtacgtcgctttggataaaagcgtcagctaaatgacatgtaatgtaatgtaatgtaatgtaatgtaatgtaatttcaaccatcaggacacaaactcagaagaacaagaaacaagaaagtgcagtttcatcaaataagccgatgtacaactcgctgtagataagaaccattatgagTCCAATGTGCTACAAATacattcacaaacaaatgaGCATAAATCGCAATTTATTCACGTGTGTCCTGGAATGCATTTGTgaatctttctgtgtgcatttgcaactATTGACACTGATCGGACGCCataaaaacacagctccctgtgtgtgtgtgaggtgtgtaacggcctcacaatataaatgtagaagtacagtaccttgtacagagagaaggaagacgactaatccaccggctgatggactcatagctgctcctctgtgttcaatcagcagatcagaaactctttattcagtaagtcaccagaaacacgtctacattaaagaggaggccgatgtctctgaggtcagctcgtctcttctggagttggtaacaagctgctgttcaacacccagcagagcttccttcctctttacGTCATTAGTAtgcatgagctgcagaacaagaagctgctttaatgttaacgtcttacttctgctaaaaggaaacatcataaaagtgttgttaatatgtgaagatcatcttgatgaacctgtaagcagcataaacgtctcttcattctctgtaataattcacattaagtgaaaggctgcagtgtgacgtcctcctgttaacatgtagataaatatgtcctctctgcagctcttcatacgtcttcctcacattcactgcaggacacaaacaacacaaacaagctgtcaaCTCACAAAAGtgttgctttattcatttattgttcacacatttccattacaatatGAACGTGTCTGTTGAGGACAGTGTGTAGTGtttagtgacatctagtggtgaggttgcagaCTGCAGACTCCTCCCTTTGAGTCCTTCAGGTAACGTGGAGATGAACAAAGGCTCTCAGGAGCCGGTGAAGAGGACCTGCTTTCGGTGAACATATGAAGCGCTCCTTCACACAAACAGAGGTTTCTTAGTGATGAACATCACATTTCAGTTagatcagcggttcccaaactccagaacgccgcggcccactttgaaatctgaaaatctttggcggcccaaacctttaatcacaactctgatcaaaacatgaactagagatgattaaatgaccttaagaatttaaccgagtGTGCACCAGTGACCTGCTAGCGGTCACTGGTGCACACTGCGCACACTGGTCGGATGCGTCACAACAACCGGGAGTTTTTCGCGCGTCATTGACTTAGGAGGCTGTGATTGGACAACGGAACTGGAGCTGTCACGGTCGGGACAAATCAAAAATGCCCATAATTCGGGATGTCCCGCGTAATACGGGACGGTTGGCAGCCCGAGCCCGGCATCATGAAGCGGAGTTACGCTTCAggaagcaaaaaaagaagaaaaaggaagttTTACATGTTTGTGAGAACTGAAAAATGCTAATGTGAGtgtaagtgtgtttttaagtatgttggatttagttattgtgcacttttttaatgtatatttgattttatgGTAGTGTGCAAATGTTAGATTGTTAAATTTCATGCACATTATGTTTATACACTGtaaacccttttttattttaaactttatgGCTGTGCTGTGGTTCCTGTAGGTTTTGCGTGCGTGCAGCGGGGGCTTGGGGGGGCCTCCATGTCCATTTTGCTTGGGGCCCCCAAATTCCTTCAAACGGCCCtggtcaaaagtattcacatacgtttctcaagtagaagtatagatactCGGGTTTAAaagtatcaactcaagctttttatttaagtaaaagtataaaagtaccggtttcaaaactacttaaagtataaaagtaaaagtaatttaaGGGGGAACAAATTCCATTAAACTCCTAATGTGTAACCTGaacacagaacatgtcagtccgGTACAATATATCGGACGGTGCCTTCAGATCACGTCACCTGCCATTCGGATGATGgaacatggcgatattcagagaggctgaaacaacagagggacGAATGTATCGACCCGCATGCTGCAGAACCTAAACAGATGAAACCAGAACCCGTTTTCCAGTGACGGCTTAATGACACGAGTCGGAGGACGGACACACAGGTTGTTCCCATTGATCAGGTCacgggtgtcaaactcatttcaggtccGGGCCAGATACcgcccacttcgaccgaacgcgggccagactattACAATCATAGGGAGGCGTGGCGCTGACGATCCGACCGGCGAGCGGTGCGAGGTGGTGGCGCTGACGGTACGCCAAAGTCGTCCACACTCCGGCGGCGAGTTTGAAAAGTGGActgtagactgcagtgtctcccccaggtttactacttCGGATTCCACTGATACCTGATTGGTGATTcgtggagggcgggggggcgacACTGAACCGGCAGCGGTCGGCtctcaaaacatcggccaaatgacCCGTTTCAGATTTCAtcagcaaatacagaatcccgttgtgttcatttctagAGCCGCATccagacacacatcacttcatTTAAGACGCTGCGTTGTGCCACATTCTCaataaagtaagaaaaaaacatttacgacaAACCATCGGTCATGAAGATTCTCATTTAAGTTACATggaatttgcatgaggaggaggaggcgggttgTGGAGAAAACCAATAGGGTGTCTGGAtagtaaatgtttatacttctcatccaaccacaatcaaattcactccatccggatggcaccATTTATCTGGACagcttctttttgtgtgtgtgcgtcgacGACGAGGCTATTTTTAgatggaggtgggacaggtgataAGAGTTGCCGGCGTTCCGGCACCTACCCCTGGTCCGGGAGGGACGTACCGCGTTCtggtaagaatccaggggggtacacgccaggcgatggtggattcaGGCTgtacgcagtctatgattcaccagAGCCTGGTTTGGccgggggcattggtggaggcagcgCGGGTGAAAAtacggtgtgtgcatggggatgttcacgagtatcctgtAGTATCAGCGGAAATTAGATATCTGGGGAAAAAGGATAGAGTGAAGGTCGCGGtcagctcccgcctgacgcaccccgtcattttgggtacagattggccggggtttgATAAGCTAATGGCGgaggctcaccgccaacccggggaagtgttcagttggacgggtggaggtacggtatttggggtaccacttgggggaCGGGCAGGAGGTGGACAAGACGGCAGCTATCGGtgcctgcccgcggcccaagacaaaaaaagaggtgaggcggttcttggggccggcggggtattacaggcggttcatccccggcttcgcggacctcaccagccccttgaccaACCTGATccggaaaggtgcgtcagatccggtccagtggtcggagcagtgccagcaggtgtttgagaaggtaaagcaggctctctgtggggaaccactccttcatactcctaacttctctgtcccctttattctgcagactgacgcatcgaacagggggctgggggccgttttttcccaggaggtggggggggtggaccgccccgtggtgtacatcagccggaagctgtccgagagggaggccaggtacagcacagtggagaaggagtgcctggccatgcggtgggcggtcgactccctacgctactacctcctgaTGCTAAtgacgttagctagcttagcatgacaGTCAAATATAAATTATTCTTAATTATTGGGTGACAAACATAAATCTTTCACCCAGGAGGCTGTTGTTTCTTCCTGGTGTGAAACAACATGTAGCCTACAACTTTGTCTCTTTACTTCAGTACTTTAATAACAGTACTTCAGTAAAGTTAGTTATTTCAACCAAAAACgaatattttttcctaaacccaGGTagttttcacatgtcatttagctgacgcttttatccaaagcgacttacaataagtccataaggatacaaactcagaagagcaagaaacaagaaagtctgatttcatcaaataagccaatttccaACTTGCTAaatggcattataagtacaattgtAATAAAACTACTACaattgatttagtttttttagtggaggtggagtctgaagaggtgtgtcttcagtctgaagatgtgaaggctctctgtggtcctgatgtcttcagagacctccttccaccatttaggagcaggacagcaaagagtggagatctagtcgagtgttttgctctcagtgaggaggaacaagcagtttatcacatgcagagcggagagtgcgggtcggggtgtcgggttagaccaggtcctggatgtaagctggaccccatccattcacagcatggtacgtgagcaccagtgtttagaactggatgagccaccggtaccagtgaagagagtggaggagtgagggagaacttaggaaggttaaagaccagtggagatgctgtcaaggaggttgttatggtggagataagaggagagttggttaaagatcgcacgttcaggGATTTTGGACAACAAGGGAAgaagagaccggtctgtagttgttttcttcagaagggttgagggtgggtttcttcaggagggggttgactcttgcctccttcagagaattgggaaaacatccagataacagagcgttgttgatgagacaggtgaggaaaggaagaaggtcaggagcgatagattgtagaagatgtgatggaatggggtcaagagggcaggtgatcggacgggcagaggttactagggtaagaacttggttaggagacgggggggtgaaagaggaaagtgagggcgatagaggtgaagccagtgggacACGAGTaggaggaggtgggtttgagaaggaggagcgtatgtcagctattttcttagtaaagtagttgacaaaatcacccggaagaagggtggaggagggaggaggactagggggttcgaggaggatggagaagatcgaaaagagttttttggggttagaaaatgaagattcgattctggattggtagaaagagcttttggcagcagagacagaagcagaaaaagaggagagaagagattgaaattcaggGGGTcagacacattattaaaaatagcagaaggaGCCGCATTCAGCCGGCCCgaagactcccacgaaagactccctggtctttgttctgctagtcttgactcccacgaaagactccctggtctttgtcctgcttgtcttcgtgctgcgaggataagataACTCTTCA
The sequence above is a segment of the Gasterosteus aculeatus chromosome 9, fGasAcu3.hap1.1, whole genome shotgun sequence genome. Coding sequences within it:
- the LOC144383129 gene encoding uncharacterized protein LOC144383129 translates to MRATMRASERRWRKYKRPEDLLEFQSLLSSFSASISAAKSSFYQSKIESSFSNPKKLFSIFSNLLEPPTLPPPSTLLPGDFVNYFTKKIADIRSSFSNPPPTSRVPPTSPLSPSLSSFTALSPNQILTLVTSARPTTCPLDPIPSHLLQSIAPDLPFLTCLINNALSSGCFPNSLKEARVDPLLKKPNLNPSEENNYRPVSLLPFLSKTLERAIFNQLSSYLHCKNLLDPHQSGFKAGHSTETALLAVSEQLHTARAASLSSSSFWTSLLHLTQSTTRSLFPPFRNLVSQALLSPFSRPTSMVAPTG